A single region of the Gracilibacillus caseinilyticus genome encodes:
- a CDS encoding CobW family GTP-binding protein, translating into MSQEIPIPVTILTGFIGAGKTTLLNNLLHDMPDQKVAVIINEFGDTSIDSHLVVSTKEEIMEINSGCICCNVRGDLINILSNMMKQETEMDHIIIETTGMANPAPVIQTFLMDEQTAASFELDSVITMVDAKHIWQHVKEEESGQQIAFADVLLINKMDLITEAEKSELEQQLINMNPHAERIYTTYANVDNGDVIGKKSFELEYILNRDPNLLTQTHHHHHNDQVTSYVFRDDRPLDLAKVNKWFAYLVQFKGEHLYRYKGVLYINQLENRVVFQGVHMLFAGTESFKWADDEKRQSEIVFIGKHLDYQELERGFQYCLA; encoded by the coding sequence TTGTCACAAGAAATCCCGATTCCAGTAACTATATTAACTGGTTTCATAGGGGCTGGGAAAACGACATTGTTAAATAATTTGCTGCATGATATGCCAGATCAGAAGGTTGCTGTCATCATCAATGAATTTGGTGACACATCCATTGATAGTCACTTGGTGGTGTCAACAAAGGAAGAAATTATGGAGATAAACAGTGGTTGTATATGTTGTAATGTGCGTGGAGATTTAATCAACATTTTAAGTAACATGATGAAACAGGAAACAGAAATGGATCACATTATTATTGAGACAACTGGTATGGCTAATCCAGCACCTGTTATTCAAACCTTCCTAATGGATGAACAGACAGCAGCATCCTTTGAATTAGACAGTGTGATTACGATGGTCGATGCCAAGCATATTTGGCAACATGTAAAAGAAGAAGAGTCAGGGCAACAAATCGCTTTTGCAGATGTTCTATTAATAAATAAAATGGATTTGATCACGGAGGCTGAAAAAAGTGAATTAGAACAACAGCTGATTAATATGAATCCACATGCAGAACGGATATATACGACATATGCCAATGTTGACAATGGAGATGTAATAGGGAAAAAATCCTTTGAATTAGAATATATTTTAAATAGGGATCCAAATCTATTAACTCAAACACATCACCATCATCATAATGACCAAGTCACATCATATGTTTTTCGAGACGATCGTCCGCTTGATTTAGCAAAAGTGAATAAATGGTTCGCTTATTTAGTTCAGTTTAAAGGAGAACATTTATATCGTTATAAGGGAGTGCTCTATATTAATCAATTGGAGAACAGAGTGGTTTTCCAAGGTGTACATATGCTATTTGCAGGAACTGAAAGCTTTAAATGGGCGGATGATGAGAAGCGACAAAGTGAGATCGTTTTTATTGGAAAGCATCTCGATTATCAGGAACTTGAGAGAGGTTTTCAATATTGTCTTGCTTAA
- a CDS encoding NAD(P)/FAD-dependent oxidoreductase, with translation MNKIYDIIVVGAGPSGIGVAALLQQMNCTSYLIIEKEEVGASFQRWPEEMRFITPSFPAQGFGHTDLNAIVPKTSPAYTLDMEHPSGEAYAEYLNVIADHFTLPIKEGVQVNQMHKKAGIFSLDTTEGTYQSRFVIWAAGQYQYPNLKPFPGAEVGVHNSLIPSWEGVEGDDFVIIGGYESGMDAAFHLGRTGKRATLIAKTNTWEIDNSDPSIALSTYTYGRVRPLLDSDLLRVVGNTAVTRIEKVSSGYDVYTSSGKVYFTKEKPILATGFSGSTSKIENLVRRGKYGEVLVDERDESVATPGLFLAGPELRHDDHIFCYIYKFRQRFAVIAETIGHRLDLDLSILAEYKRENFYLNDLSMCGERCQC, from the coding sequence ATGAATAAAATATATGACATCATTGTGGTTGGAGCAGGTCCTTCCGGAATTGGTGTTGCTGCTTTATTACAACAAATGAATTGCACTTCCTATTTAATTATAGAGAAAGAAGAAGTGGGTGCATCTTTTCAGCGTTGGCCAGAGGAAATGAGATTCATAACACCTTCTTTTCCGGCACAAGGTTTTGGCCATACAGATTTAAATGCAATTGTTCCAAAAACGTCACCCGCTTACACGTTAGATATGGAACATCCCTCTGGTGAAGCTTATGCAGAATACCTTAATGTGATAGCAGATCATTTTACACTTCCTATTAAAGAAGGTGTGCAAGTAAATCAAATGCACAAGAAAGCAGGCATCTTTTCACTAGATACGACAGAAGGGACTTATCAAAGTCGCTTTGTTATCTGGGCAGCAGGGCAATATCAATATCCTAATTTGAAGCCTTTTCCAGGCGCAGAAGTTGGCGTACACAATAGCTTGATTCCATCTTGGGAGGGTGTGGAAGGTGATGATTTTGTTATCATCGGAGGATATGAAAGTGGGATGGATGCAGCATTCCATCTAGGACGAACAGGTAAGAGAGCTACATTAATAGCTAAAACGAATACTTGGGAGATCGACAATAGTGATCCTAGCATTGCCCTGTCAACCTATACATATGGTCGTGTCCGTCCCTTATTGGATTCAGACTTATTAAGAGTGGTAGGCAATACAGCAGTGACACGCATTGAAAAAGTGTCGTCGGGATATGATGTGTATACGAGTAGTGGGAAAGTTTACTTTACAAAGGAGAAACCGATATTAGCTACCGGTTTTTCAGGCAGCACATCAAAGATAGAAAATTTAGTGAGGCGCGGTAAGTACGGGGAAGTGCTTGTTGATGAAAGAGATGAATCTGTGGCTACACCTGGCTTATTTCTAGCAGGACCAGAACTTCGGCACGATGATCATATCTTTTGTTATATTTACAAATTCCGCCAGCGCTTTGCTGTTATAGCAGAAACAATCGGTCACCGGTTAGACTTAGATTTATCTATATTAGCGGAGTATAAACGAGAAAACTTTTATCTTAATGATCTCTCTATGTGTGGGGAGCGGTGTCAATGCTAG
- a CDS encoding dihydroorotate dehydrogenase translates to MPDWSYHTIFKPILHRLSSYKSREFIHRGMSLVASVPFGSHFINFLGRHESSPALSQQLDGITFANPVGLSGKIDPLLTGTKAFTHLGFGLLEIGPITLAQKDSAHSPSVDTENQSIEFPSEQGSIGLQATVNKLKSVKTTQPIFLRLAGTDREVEKLILTLDPYADGFIIDNKEESLIHLTSKPIYCAISSEQELEESIFELHSGFSGILVCFDENKVDDYISKIKNIKHCGYSKTIITSGGITEPQHALDVIEAGANLVLLAGDYVFSGPGLTKRINEAMLSKEELPTEQQKGWRAYWLFGLFICIGGLLALLFSVTWIILPYDEAFLGVKKIEIFQFNKRIMLFMAHDRMTLAGTMISGGIIYMNLAKHGIRHGMKWAKQATDAAAILGFLGIFSFIGFGYFDWLHLLFWLVLLPFYMRGFFSTRGISGTPTSNNRRNHRIWKRSVWGQFLFVILGFSFILGGIVISLYGVTSVFVPTDLLYICMSPEQLQSFNDRLIPVIAHDRAGFGSALLSVGLLVLMLSLWGFHQGNKWMWWTYLVGGLPAFITAISIHIAIGYTTFIHLLPAYFAILLYTGGLVTTYSFFHKGNEE, encoded by the coding sequence ATGCCTGATTGGTCGTATCATACTATTTTTAAACCAATACTACATAGGTTATCTAGTTATAAATCCAGGGAATTTATTCATCGTGGAATGAGTCTAGTAGCTTCCGTTCCATTTGGTTCCCATTTTATTAACTTTTTAGGAAGACACGAAAGCTCCCCAGCACTTTCACAACAACTCGATGGAATCACATTTGCAAATCCTGTAGGGCTTTCTGGAAAAATAGATCCATTATTAACAGGAACGAAAGCTTTTACCCATCTTGGTTTTGGGCTCTTGGAGATTGGACCGATTACGTTAGCGCAAAAGGATTCTGCACATTCCCCCTCGGTTGATACAGAAAATCAATCAATTGAATTCCCAAGCGAGCAAGGATCTATAGGACTTCAAGCAACCGTCAACAAGCTTAAAAGTGTAAAGACGACACAACCGATATTTTTAAGGCTGGCAGGAACGGATAGAGAAGTGGAGAAGTTAATACTGACCTTAGACCCCTATGCTGATGGTTTTATTATCGATAATAAGGAAGAAAGCTTAATTCATCTGACATCCAAGCCAATTTACTGTGCAATTTCCTCTGAACAAGAATTGGAGGAATCCATTTTTGAGTTGCACAGTGGATTTTCAGGAATTTTAGTGTGTTTCGATGAAAACAAAGTAGACGATTATATTTCGAAGATCAAAAATATAAAGCATTGCGGCTATTCCAAAACAATCATTACCTCAGGTGGCATTACAGAGCCGCAGCATGCGTTAGACGTAATAGAAGCTGGTGCTAATCTAGTGTTGTTAGCAGGTGATTATGTCTTCTCGGGTCCAGGATTAACAAAACGCATCAATGAAGCAATGTTATCCAAAGAAGAGCTACCGACCGAGCAGCAAAAAGGCTGGCGGGCCTATTGGCTATTCGGTCTATTTATATGTATAGGTGGATTATTAGCTTTATTATTTAGCGTTACTTGGATCATACTGCCTTACGATGAAGCATTTCTAGGAGTGAAAAAAATAGAGATTTTTCAGTTCAATAAGCGAATAATGTTGTTTATGGCCCATGATAGAATGACGCTTGCTGGCACAATGATCTCAGGTGGGATCATCTATATGAATTTAGCGAAACACGGGATAAGGCATGGAATGAAGTGGGCAAAACAAGCTACCGATGCAGCTGCCATTTTAGGATTTTTGGGAATTTTTTCATTTATTGGATTTGGCTATTTTGATTGGCTACATCTTTTGTTTTGGCTTGTATTACTACCTTTTTATATGAGAGGATTCTTTTCTACAAGAGGTATTTCGGGAACACCTACTTCAAATAATAGAAGAAATCACCGAATTTGGAAACGGTCTGTATGGGGGCAATTTCTATTTGTTATATTGGGATTTTCTTTCATACTTGGTGGTATTGTTATATCGCTTTACGGTGTTACTTCCGTATTTGTTCCAACCGATCTTCTATATATATGTATGTCACCAGAACAATTACAATCTTTCAATGACAGACTGATTCCAGTTATTGCACATGACCGGGCTGGATTTGGAAGTGCTTTACTAAGTGTGGGACTCCTTGTATTAATGTTGTCACTTTGGGGCTTTCATCAAGGAAATAAGTGGATGTGGTGGACTTATTTAGTAGGGGGGTTACCTGCATTTATTACAGCAATATCCATCCACATTGCGATTGGCTATACAACATTTATTCATTTACTTCCTGCCTATTTTGCTATTTTGCTTTATACCGGAGGACTTGTCACGACCTATTCATTTTTTCATAAAGGGAATGAAGAATAA
- the rpsN gene encoding 30S ribosomal protein S14, whose translation MAKKSKIAKEKRRQQMVLQYAELRRELKAKGDYEALRKLPRDSSPTRLKNRCEVTGRPRGYMRKFNMSRIAFRVYAHKGQVPGVKKASW comes from the coding sequence ATGGCTAAAAAATCAAAAATAGCTAAAGAGAAAAGACGTCAGCAAATGGTTTTACAATATGCAGAATTAAGAAGAGAGTTAAAAGCAAAGGGAGATTATGAAGCACTTCGCAAATTACCACGGGATTCTTCGCCTACACGTTTAAAAAACCGTTGCGAAGTGACAGGTAGACCACGTGGCTATATGCGCAAATTCAACATGTCCCGTATCGCATTCAGAGTATATGCGCATAAAGGGCAAGTGCCTGGTGTGAAAAAAGCAAGCTGGTAA